In Anaeromyxobacter diazotrophicus, a genomic segment contains:
- a CDS encoding inorganic diphosphatase: protein MRLDRLPPRTEGGFHVVVESPRGSAVKLALDPELGCIAVSRPLPLGLVYPFDWGFVPGTKGPDGDPVDALVYWEVATFPGVVVPCRALGVLQLEQSDGEGGRQRNDRLLAVPLAHPRGGELRTFADVPARVRDELALFFTSAVFFEPKDPRLLGWAGPEAAEALLGG from the coding sequence ATGCGCCTCGATCGCCTCCCTCCCCGCACCGAGGGCGGCTTCCACGTGGTCGTCGAGTCGCCTCGCGGCTCCGCGGTGAAGCTCGCGCTCGACCCGGAGCTCGGCTGCATCGCGGTCTCGCGGCCGCTGCCGCTCGGCCTCGTCTACCCGTTCGACTGGGGCTTCGTGCCGGGCACGAAAGGGCCGGACGGCGATCCGGTCGACGCGCTCGTCTACTGGGAGGTGGCGACCTTCCCCGGGGTGGTGGTGCCGTGCCGCGCGCTCGGCGTCCTCCAGCTCGAGCAGAGCGACGGCGAGGGCGGGCGGCAGCGCAACGACCGGCTCCTCGCGGTCCCGCTCGCGCACCCGCGCGGCGGCGAGCTGCGCACCTTCGCCGACGTCCCCGCGCGCGTCCGCGACGAGCTCGCGCTCTTCTTCACCTCGGCCGTCTTCTTCGAGCCCAAGGACCCGAGGCTCCTCGGCTGGGCCGGCCCGGAGGCGGCGGAGGCGCTCCTCGGGGGCTGA
- a CDS encoding DUF1360 domain-containing protein, giving the protein MTRPGLLHLLAVSAVVMGLAQTIAKERIFQPLRERLGGKETWLGYLVSCPYCLSHYLAFALVPLTGAYYLDATPRLGALAPVATWFLSSILVVTVAAFLRVAFWFVDETQGLVRRRQRTEDEETQVRRVERRKLEREVVKLQGEQDGRHRTH; this is encoded by the coding sequence GTGACCCGCCCCGGGCTACTGCACCTCCTGGCCGTCTCCGCGGTGGTCATGGGCCTCGCCCAGACCATCGCCAAGGAGCGCATCTTCCAGCCGCTGAGGGAGCGGCTGGGGGGCAAGGAGACGTGGCTCGGCTACCTCGTCTCCTGCCCGTACTGCCTCTCGCACTACCTCGCCTTCGCGCTCGTGCCGCTCACCGGCGCCTACTACCTCGACGCCACGCCGCGGCTCGGGGCGCTCGCGCCGGTCGCCACCTGGTTCCTCTCCTCCATCCTCGTCGTGACCGTGGCCGCGTTCCTGCGCGTCGCCTTCTGGTTCGTGGACGAGACGCAGGGGCTCGTGCGCCGGCGGCAGCGGACCGAGGACGAGGAGACGCAGGTCCGCCGCGTCGAGCGCCGCAAGCTCGAGCGCGAGGTGGTGAAGCTGCAGGGGGAGCAGGACGGGCGGCACCGGACCCACTGA
- a CDS encoding DoxX family protein, with amino-acid sequence MAYAITWKHAAKDAALIPARVALGSTMLYHGASKLRGEGPDQTGQMFEGLGLKPGKALAVATGVAEVFAGAAAVLGIATRPAALAVLVTQGIAIAKVHAPKGFNVMKGGMEYNLALMAIAAALLLGGPGRISAHEALEHAVDGRGPRRLWRRARPTGLSRAVRLLK; translated from the coding sequence ATGGCCTACGCGATCACCTGGAAGCACGCCGCGAAGGACGCCGCGCTCATCCCCGCCCGCGTCGCGCTGGGCTCGACCATGCTCTACCACGGGGCCTCGAAGCTCCGCGGGGAGGGGCCGGACCAGACCGGGCAGATGTTCGAGGGACTGGGGCTCAAGCCCGGGAAGGCGCTCGCCGTGGCCACCGGCGTGGCGGAGGTCTTCGCCGGGGCCGCCGCGGTGCTCGGCATCGCGACCCGGCCGGCGGCGCTCGCCGTCCTCGTCACCCAGGGCATCGCCATCGCCAAGGTGCACGCCCCGAAGGGCTTCAACGTGATGAAGGGCGGCATGGAGTACAACCTCGCCCTGATGGCGATCGCGGCCGCCCTGCTGCTCGGCGGCCCGGGCCGGATCTCGGCGCACGAGGCGCTCGAGCACGCCGTGGACGGCCGCGGCCCGCGGCGCCTGTGGCGCAGGGCGCGCCCCACCGGCCTCTCGCGCGCGGTGCGGCTCCTCAAGTAG
- a CDS encoding YIP1 family protein → MPTAQLFSDTLLAPGRGLAAAAERRSILPALLAATLASLLAAAVLAPRADYRRTVEEQLDAHPEAAAQMSPHDREVAFAQAQKLGAVSTYAQGLLGPALRTLAVAFCLFVAFRLANSPVPFAPTFAVAAWATLPLALKDLLSVPALWRLPGPSIQEAERALPSSLAALLPAGASPRLAAAAGAFDLFALWSLVLVAVGMAGVAGVDRRRSFTVVVLLWVSFVLLQRVAAPGLAGGR, encoded by the coding sequence ATGCCGACCGCCCAGCTCTTCTCGGACACCCTGCTCGCGCCCGGCCGCGGCCTCGCCGCCGCCGCCGAGCGCCGGAGCATCCTCCCGGCGCTCCTCGCCGCCACCCTGGCCTCGCTGCTGGCCGCGGCGGTGCTGGCGCCGCGCGCCGACTACCGGCGCACGGTCGAGGAGCAGCTCGACGCGCACCCGGAGGCGGCGGCGCAGATGTCGCCGCACGACCGCGAGGTGGCCTTCGCCCAGGCGCAGAAGCTCGGGGCGGTGAGCACGTACGCGCAGGGCCTGCTCGGCCCGGCGCTGCGCACGCTGGCGGTGGCGTTCTGCCTCTTCGTCGCCTTCCGCCTGGCGAACAGCCCGGTCCCATTCGCCCCCACCTTCGCGGTGGCGGCCTGGGCCACCCTGCCGCTCGCGCTGAAGGACCTGCTCTCGGTGCCCGCGCTGTGGCGCCTGCCCGGGCCCTCGATCCAGGAGGCGGAGCGCGCCCTGCCCTCGTCGCTCGCCGCCCTCCTGCCCGCCGGCGCCTCCCCGCGCCTCGCTGCCGCCGCTGGCGCCTTCGACCTGTTCGCGCTCTGGTCGCTCGTCCTGGTCGCGGTCGGGATGGCGGGGGTGGCCGGGGTCGACCGCCGCCGGAGCTTCACGGTGGTGGTCCTGCTGTGGGTCTCGTTCGTCCTCCTCCAGCGCGTGGCGGCGCCGGGGCTCGCCGGCGGCCGCTAG
- a CDS encoding TolC family protein yields the protein MHLLLATLLAAAPGAPLTLDEALAEAARKNLDVELSRAQALSAGVDVYGSYAGVLPRLDLTASFGHDFSGARSAVTAFPTGLDASGKFIFEQQVVSIPSSDAADYALGLTLQLPLFDGGRNWKTIARAEVARRAADRSLDETTLGVAYEVTRRFYEVVKAQESLHVLEETVARSEEFLRRSQALFEAGRAGRLEVLTARGNLGTDRIAVEQARARLTQAGGDLAVILGRDAGEAPPVVAPAALGAPARPAGEPPGEAELLAQARRARPLLSGQAENVRAAELSQEIAGGAWWPTAGLQATYNRQGPTFSGREGVYGDPARQYTATAAVVLQWNLFAGRQTLADEQRAALATRRARAQAAQAEQNVSNEIARARSNLLALRGAAALAQENLAAAEQGVAVARDRLEAGVASQLEVRDASLKLTQAKLTLVQARVDEVVALADLNRAVGGALAP from the coding sequence ATGCACCTCCTCCTCGCCACCCTGCTCGCCGCCGCCCCCGGCGCCCCGCTCACGCTCGACGAGGCGCTCGCCGAGGCGGCCCGGAAGAACCTCGACGTCGAGCTGTCCCGCGCCCAGGCGCTCTCGGCCGGGGTGGACGTCTACGGCTCCTACGCGGGCGTGCTGCCGCGGCTCGACCTCACCGCCAGCTTCGGCCACGACTTCTCCGGCGCGCGGAGCGCGGTGACCGCCTTCCCGACCGGGCTCGACGCGAGCGGCAAGTTCATCTTCGAGCAGCAGGTGGTCTCCATCCCCTCCAGCGACGCCGCCGACTACGCGCTCGGGCTCACGCTGCAGCTCCCGCTGTTCGACGGCGGCCGCAACTGGAAGACCATCGCCCGCGCGGAGGTGGCGCGCCGCGCCGCCGACCGGTCGCTCGACGAGACCACGCTCGGGGTGGCCTACGAGGTCACCCGCCGCTTCTACGAGGTGGTGAAGGCCCAGGAGAGCCTGCACGTGCTGGAGGAGACGGTGGCGCGGTCCGAGGAGTTCCTGCGGCGGTCCCAGGCGCTCTTCGAGGCCGGGCGCGCCGGCCGGCTCGAGGTGCTCACCGCCCGCGGCAACCTCGGCACCGACCGCATCGCGGTGGAGCAGGCCCGCGCCCGGCTGACGCAGGCGGGGGGCGACCTGGCCGTCATCCTCGGCCGCGACGCCGGCGAGGCGCCGCCGGTCGTCGCCCCGGCGGCCCTCGGCGCCCCGGCGCGGCCCGCCGGCGAGCCGCCCGGCGAGGCCGAGCTGCTCGCGCAGGCGCGGCGCGCCCGCCCGCTCCTCTCCGGCCAGGCCGAGAACGTCCGCGCCGCCGAGCTGTCGCAGGAGATCGCGGGCGGCGCCTGGTGGCCAACCGCCGGCCTCCAGGCCACCTACAACCGGCAGGGCCCCACCTTCTCCGGCCGCGAGGGCGTGTACGGCGACCCCGCGCGCCAGTACACCGCCACCGCCGCGGTGGTGCTGCAGTGGAACCTGTTCGCCGGCCGGCAGACCCTGGCCGACGAGCAGCGCGCCGCGCTCGCCACCCGCCGCGCCCGGGCGCAGGCGGCCCAGGCCGAGCAGAACGTGTCGAACGAGATCGCCCGCGCCCGCTCGAACCTGCTCGCGCTGCGCGGCGCCGCGGCGCTGGCGCAGGAGAACCTCGCCGCGGCCGAGCAGGGCGTCGCGGTCGCCCGGGATCGGCTCGAGGCGGGCGTGGCGAGCCAGCTCGAGGTGCGCGACGCGAGCCTCAAGCTCACCCAGGCGAAGCTCACCCTGGTGCAGGCGCGCGTGGACGAGGTGGTCGCGCTCGCCGACCTGAACCGCGCCGTGGGCGGCGCGCTGGCCCCGTGA
- a CDS encoding efflux RND transporter periplasmic adaptor subunit translates to MTPPPDRDPLALDLEPRPEPEAREAAPTPARPPARRGPALSWPRRLVVAGLLAAVAAVTALSLRPRREPPLPVQLATAQKSAITRKVTAAGKLQAATTVKVSSNISGDLLELPVREGDRVRKGQLLARIEARRYAAQVKQQEALRAGASADLAAERVLIARLEQDLGRVKRLTAGGNASQAEVDRALADLRAEQAKADAAAERIAQADAALADARHLLSFSTVASPIDGIVVTRAKQVGERVRGSDLNEDPIVTIATLSAMEAKVEVGEHEVVYLHEGDPAEVEIDAFPDRKFPAQVIEVAKNALVKNPGTEAEVTTFPVRLALTAAAAGSLPGMSCQATISTETHRDAVVVPIQAVTVRTEKELAGAAQGAPGAAPPAGAPAPAAFARPRREPLRKVVFVVEGGVAKARPVETGLADESAIEIVSGLKEGEQVVEGPYKALSRELKSGKPVKQEQPDGGGR, encoded by the coding sequence ATGACCCCTCCGCCCGACCGAGACCCGCTCGCCCTCGACCTCGAGCCGCGCCCCGAGCCGGAGGCGCGCGAGGCCGCGCCCACGCCCGCCCGGCCGCCCGCCCGCCGGGGGCCGGCGCTCTCCTGGCCGCGTCGGCTCGTCGTCGCCGGCCTGCTGGCGGCGGTGGCGGCGGTGACGGCGCTCTCGCTCCGGCCTCGCCGCGAGCCGCCGCTGCCGGTCCAGCTCGCGACCGCGCAGAAGAGCGCCATCACCCGCAAGGTGACCGCGGCCGGCAAGCTCCAGGCGGCCACCACCGTCAAGGTGTCCTCCAACATCTCGGGCGACCTGCTCGAGCTGCCGGTGCGGGAGGGCGACCGGGTGCGGAAGGGGCAGCTCCTGGCGCGGATCGAGGCGCGCCGCTACGCCGCCCAGGTGAAGCAGCAGGAGGCGCTCCGCGCCGGCGCCTCGGCCGACCTCGCCGCCGAGCGGGTCCTCATCGCCCGGCTGGAGCAGGACCTCGGGCGCGTGAAGCGCCTCACCGCCGGCGGGAACGCCAGCCAGGCCGAGGTGGACCGCGCCCTCGCCGACCTCCGCGCCGAGCAGGCCAAGGCGGACGCGGCGGCGGAGCGGATCGCGCAGGCCGACGCCGCGCTGGCCGACGCGCGCCACCTGCTCTCCTTCTCCACCGTCGCCTCGCCCATCGACGGGATCGTGGTGACGCGCGCGAAGCAGGTCGGCGAGCGCGTGCGCGGCTCCGACCTCAACGAGGACCCCATCGTCACCATCGCCACCCTCTCCGCCATGGAGGCGAAGGTGGAGGTGGGCGAGCACGAGGTGGTGTACCTGCACGAGGGCGACCCGGCCGAGGTGGAGATCGACGCCTTCCCCGACCGGAAGTTCCCGGCGCAGGTGATCGAGGTGGCGAAGAACGCGCTGGTGAAGAACCCCGGCACCGAGGCCGAGGTGACCACCTTCCCGGTCCGGCTGGCGCTCACCGCGGCGGCGGCGGGCTCGTTGCCCGGGATGAGCTGCCAGGCCACCATCTCCACCGAGACGCACCGCGACGCGGTGGTGGTCCCGATCCAGGCGGTGACCGTCCGCACCGAGAAGGAGCTGGCCGGCGCCGCCCAGGGCGCGCCCGGCGCCGCGCCGCCCGCGGGCGCGCCCGCCCCGGCCGCGTTCGCCCGGCCCCGCCGCGAGCCGCTCCGGAAGGTCGTGTTCGTGGTGGAGGGCGGCGTGGCGAAGGCGCGGCCGGTCGAGACCGGGCTCGCCGACGAGAGCGCCATCGAGATCGTCTCCGGGCTGAAGGAGGGGGAGCAGGTGGTGGAGGGGCCGTACAAGGCGCTCTCGCGCGAGCTCAAGAGCGGCAAGCCGGTGAAGCAGGAGCAGCCGGACGGAGGCGGCCGGTGA
- a CDS encoding ABC transporter ATP-binding protein — MAPPAAGTRGEAPLLEVEALTRHYAVGGEEVRALDGVSFHVRRGEWVAIVGQSGSGKSTLMNILGCLDTPTGGRYRIRGQDVAGLSDDALADLRNREIGFVFQTFQLLPRSTALANVELPLVYRGVPRGERRARAEAALAAVGLQNRARHRPNELSGGQRQRVAIARALVGEPSLLLADEPTGNLDSATGDEIVRLFAELHRRGHTLVLVTHEPRLAARCPRAIRLSDGRVVADGAGREVAALGAQAAGA, encoded by the coding sequence GTGGCGCCCCCCGCGGCGGGCACCCGGGGCGAGGCCCCGCTCCTCGAGGTCGAGGCCCTCACCCGCCACTACGCGGTGGGCGGGGAGGAGGTGCGCGCGCTCGACGGCGTGTCGTTCCACGTGCGGCGCGGCGAGTGGGTGGCCATCGTCGGGCAGTCGGGCTCGGGCAAGTCGACGCTCATGAACATCCTCGGCTGCCTCGACACCCCCACCGGCGGCCGCTACCGCATCCGCGGGCAGGACGTGGCGGGGCTGTCGGACGACGCGCTCGCCGACCTGCGCAACCGCGAGATCGGCTTCGTCTTCCAGACCTTCCAGCTCCTCCCCCGCTCGACCGCGCTCGCCAACGTCGAGCTGCCGCTCGTCTACCGCGGCGTCCCGCGCGGCGAGCGGCGCGCGCGCGCCGAGGCGGCGCTGGCGGCGGTCGGGCTCCAGAACCGGGCGCGCCACCGCCCGAACGAGCTCTCCGGCGGCCAGCGGCAGCGCGTCGCCATCGCGCGGGCGCTGGTGGGCGAGCCCTCCTTGCTCCTCGCCGACGAGCCCACCGGCAACCTCGACAGCGCCACCGGCGACGAGATCGTCCGCCTCTTCGCCGAGCTGCACCGGCGCGGCCACACCCTCGTGCTCGTCACCCACGAGCCCCGCCTGGCGGCGCGCTGCCCGCGCGCCATCCGGCTCTCCGACGGGCGCGTGGTGGCGGACGGGGCCGGGCGCGAGGTGGCGGCGCTCGGCGCCCAGGCGGCCGGCGCGTGA
- a CDS encoding ABC transporter permease — translation MTRLRQALARGWAELDEAVRIALGTLAAHRLRSFLTTLGIVIGVTTVIAIIAIIQGIDASFEAQVANLGTNTVYVSKWKWLDLNDEWYLLRNRKSLTLTEWRAVERESRLAVATSPRIWQSTQVSHGTAQLSRVDVFGVGPRYLEVAGGTVAAGRFLTETDVDLDRPAAVLGAEVADVLFPRVAPADVLGQRVVVGGHPLTVVGVLARKGRFLDLDMDKQLCMPIGTFRNLLGVKRSLTIAVTAPPGRLDALEDELTGILRRVRAVPAGKPDDFTVNRQDQFLKVYASLTAALYGVAVAVGLITLVVGGIGIMNIMMVSVHERTREIGLRRALGARRRTILFQFMLEASLVAALGGSVGTALGLGAAQLIALTTPLAAAVAPSAVALGLGFSATVGILFGSWPAWRAAHLDPVEALRWE, via the coding sequence GTGACGCGGCTGCGCCAGGCGCTCGCGCGCGGCTGGGCCGAGCTGGACGAGGCGGTCCGGATCGCGCTCGGCACGCTGGCGGCCCACCGGCTGCGCAGCTTCCTCACCACGCTCGGCATCGTCATCGGGGTCACCACCGTCATCGCCATCATCGCCATCATCCAGGGCATCGACGCCAGCTTCGAGGCCCAGGTCGCGAACCTGGGGACGAACACGGTCTACGTCTCGAAGTGGAAGTGGCTCGACCTGAACGACGAGTGGTACCTGCTCCGCAACCGCAAGTCGCTCACCCTCACCGAGTGGCGCGCGGTGGAGCGCGAGTCGCGGCTGGCGGTCGCCACCTCGCCGCGCATCTGGCAGAGCACCCAGGTCTCGCACGGCACGGCCCAGCTCTCGCGGGTGGACGTCTTCGGGGTCGGCCCGCGCTACCTGGAGGTGGCGGGCGGCACGGTGGCGGCGGGGCGCTTCCTCACCGAGACCGACGTCGACCTCGACCGGCCGGCGGCGGTGCTGGGGGCGGAGGTGGCCGACGTGCTCTTCCCGCGCGTGGCGCCGGCCGACGTCCTCGGGCAGCGGGTGGTGGTCGGCGGCCACCCGCTCACCGTGGTCGGCGTGCTGGCGCGCAAGGGCCGCTTCCTCGACCTCGACATGGACAAGCAGCTCTGCATGCCGATCGGCACCTTCCGCAACCTGCTGGGCGTGAAGCGCTCCCTCACCATCGCCGTGACCGCGCCGCCCGGCCGCCTCGACGCGCTCGAGGACGAGCTGACCGGCATCCTGCGCCGCGTCCGGGCCGTCCCGGCGGGGAAGCCCGACGACTTCACCGTCAACCGGCAGGACCAGTTCCTCAAGGTCTACGCGAGCCTCACCGCGGCGCTGTACGGGGTGGCGGTGGCGGTGGGGCTCATCACGCTGGTGGTGGGCGGGATCGGCATCATGAACATCATGATGGTCTCGGTGCACGAGCGGACCCGCGAGATCGGCCTCCGCCGGGCCCTGGGGGCGCGTCGGCGCACCATCCTGTTCCAGTTCATGCTGGAGGCCTCGCTGGTGGCGGCGCTGGGCGGCTCGGTGGGCACCGCCCTCGGGCTCGGGGCGGCGCAGCTCATCGCGCTCACCACCCCGCTCGCGGCCGCCGTCGCGCCCTCGGCCGTCGCGCTCGGCCTCGGCTTCTCGGCCACGGTGGGCATCCTGTTCGGGAGCTGGCCCGCCTGGCGCGCGGCGCACCTCGACCCGGTGGAGGCGCTGCGGTGGGAGTGA
- a CDS encoding ABC transporter permease, translating into MTGLLDNLALALGTLRANPLRSALTLVGIVIGAAMVVALMGFTEGLRLKVNSDFSMLGASSFQVQRFPAAFGDIDWQKYAKRASLTREQGEALKGLPHVLHVSVEAEHEGKERLWTTSRSTRPVISLVGGTPEAQYAYAVTVARGRFLTEVDMALGRRVVFLGADVADLLFPGEDPVGQEVRVRQSPFTVIGVAERQGSVLGLQSRDTFAIIPIQAHYQVTGRAKDHRYTIEATSAPDLPKAIDEVVFALRRLRGVRGLDENDFEYFTNDTMAATVNQLASVVGAATFGICALALLVGGIGIMNIMLVSVTERTREIGIRMALGARRRRILQQFVLEAVLLSLLGGVLGVLLGAALAVGARELYRIPASVPAWAVVLSLASASGCGLVFGIYPAARASRLDPVEAMRTE; encoded by the coding sequence GTGACCGGCCTCCTCGACAACCTGGCCCTGGCGCTCGGGACGCTGCGCGCGAACCCGCTGCGCTCCGCGCTCACCCTGGTGGGCATCGTCATCGGCGCCGCCATGGTGGTGGCGCTCATGGGGTTCACCGAGGGGCTTCGCCTCAAGGTGAACAGCGACTTTTCGATGCTGGGGGCGAGCTCGTTCCAGGTGCAGCGCTTCCCGGCCGCCTTCGGCGACATCGACTGGCAGAAGTACGCCAAGCGGGCCAGCCTGACCCGCGAGCAGGGCGAGGCGCTGAAGGGGCTGCCGCACGTGCTGCACGTCTCGGTCGAGGCAGAGCACGAGGGCAAGGAGCGGCTCTGGACCACCTCGCGCTCCACCCGCCCGGTCATCAGCCTCGTCGGGGGCACGCCCGAGGCGCAGTACGCCTACGCGGTGACGGTGGCGCGGGGGCGCTTCCTCACCGAGGTGGACATGGCCCTCGGCCGGCGGGTGGTGTTCCTGGGCGCGGACGTCGCCGATCTCCTCTTCCCGGGGGAGGACCCGGTGGGCCAGGAGGTGCGCGTCCGGCAGTCGCCCTTCACGGTCATCGGGGTGGCCGAGCGGCAGGGCAGCGTGCTCGGGCTGCAGTCGCGCGACACCTTCGCCATCATCCCCATCCAGGCGCACTACCAGGTCACCGGCCGCGCCAAGGACCACCGCTACACCATCGAGGCGACCAGCGCGCCGGACCTCCCCAAGGCCATCGACGAGGTGGTCTTCGCGCTGCGGCGGCTGCGGGGCGTGCGCGGGCTCGACGAGAACGACTTCGAGTACTTCACGAACGACACCATGGCCGCCACCGTGAACCAGCTCGCCTCGGTGGTGGGCGCGGCCACCTTCGGGATCTGCGCGCTGGCGCTCCTGGTGGGCGGCATCGGGATCATGAACATCATGCTGGTGTCGGTCACCGAGCGGACGCGGGAGATCGGCATCCGCATGGCGCTCGGGGCGCGGCGGCGGCGCATCCTGCAGCAGTTCGTGCTGGAGGCGGTGCTGCTCTCGCTCCTGGGAGGGGTGCTGGGGGTGCTGCTCGGGGCGGCGCTGGCGGTCGGGGCGCGCGAGCTGTACCGGATTCCGGCGAGCGTGCCGGCGTGGGCGGTGGTACTGTCGCTCGCCTCCGCGTCCGGCTGCGGGCTCGTCTTCGGGATCTACCCGGCGGCGCGCGCCAGCCGGCTCGACCCGGTCGAGGCGATGCGGACCGAGTAG
- the lepB gene encoding signal peptidase I has translation MDRAKVNKEIRGWVFTIVAVLAFRTFLYEAVYIPSGSMIPTLQIGDYVIVEKWAYGARLPFTDTAQATWSTPKRGDIVVLLAPPGNPRSDDLIKRVVAVAGDTVEIQDGGLVLNGKAVPRERIPGPCTYWNKLEGGPWREEPCVDFVEQLPPHTYHSYCTPYLPCGDVPPFTVPPGTVWLAGDHRDHSADSRVFGPVPVGRIKGRAWVALVSWGPDGPRWNRLFHSVTH, from the coding sequence GTGGACCGAGCGAAGGTCAACAAGGAGATCCGCGGGTGGGTGTTCACCATCGTCGCGGTGCTGGCGTTCCGGACGTTCCTCTACGAGGCCGTCTACATCCCGTCGGGATCGATGATCCCGACCCTGCAGATCGGCGACTACGTCATCGTCGAGAAGTGGGCCTACGGCGCGCGGCTGCCCTTCACCGACACCGCCCAGGCCACCTGGTCGACGCCCAAGCGCGGCGACATCGTGGTGCTGCTGGCGCCCCCCGGGAACCCGCGCTCCGACGACCTCATCAAGCGCGTGGTGGCGGTGGCGGGGGACACGGTCGAGATCCAGGACGGCGGGCTCGTGCTGAACGGGAAGGCGGTGCCGCGCGAGCGCATCCCGGGCCCCTGCACCTACTGGAACAAGCTCGAGGGCGGCCCGTGGCGCGAGGAGCCCTGCGTCGACTTCGTCGAGCAGCTCCCGCCGCACACCTACCACTCGTACTGCACCCCCTACCTGCCCTGCGGCGACGTCCCGCCCTTCACCGTGCCGCCGGGCACGGTGTGGCTCGCCGGCGACCACCGCGACCACAGCGCCGACTCGCGCGTCTTCGGCCCGGTGCCGGTCGGCCGCATCAAGGGCCGCGCCTGGGTGGCGCTCGTCTCCTGGGGGCCGGACGGGCCGCGCTGGAACCGGCTGTTCCACAGCGTGACGCACTAG
- a CDS encoding PTS sugar transporter subunit IIA: protein MKIVEFLQPAAVVDDLAGTSGPAVLGELARPLAEAHGIEPQRLLETLLEREKLGSTGIGDGVAIPHGKVPGLPALMASFGRSRRGVDFKAIDGKPTYLFFTLFAPENSAGAHLKALARISRIFKNPAFRDSIMKAADAAEIFRLIETEDAKY, encoded by the coding sequence ATGAAGATCGTCGAGTTCCTTCAACCCGCGGCGGTGGTGGACGACCTGGCGGGCACCAGCGGCCCGGCGGTGCTGGGCGAGCTGGCGCGGCCGCTCGCCGAGGCCCACGGCATCGAGCCGCAGCGGCTGCTCGAGACGCTGCTCGAGCGCGAGAAGCTGGGCTCGACCGGCATCGGCGACGGCGTCGCCATCCCCCACGGGAAGGTGCCCGGCCTGCCGGCGCTCATGGCGAGCTTCGGCCGGTCGCGCCGCGGCGTGGACTTCAAGGCCATCGACGGCAAGCCGACCTACCTCTTCTTCACGCTGTTCGCCCCGGAGAACTCGGCCGGCGCGCACCTCAAGGCGCTCGCCCGCATCAGCCGCATCTTCAAGAACCCGGCCTTCCGCGACTCGATCATGAAGGCGGCGGACGCGGCCGAGATCTTCCGGCTCATCGAGACCGAGGACGCGAAGTACTAG
- the hpf gene encoding ribosome hibernation-promoting factor, HPF/YfiA family produces the protein MQVNITFRHLESTEALKAHARDKVERIQRYIDRPSEAHVVLDLENLEHKADINLKAGPFQLRGRAKSGDMYASIDAAAEKIERQLKKHKEKLKSHKLPERQNGQKIVDVRHEVLDLGRAPSDRVVKSDAFQARVMTLDEAVMQLDLLDVHFYVFQSAKDGSFNVVYHREDGKLGLLEARSA, from the coding sequence ATGCAGGTGAACATCACCTTCAGGCACCTCGAGTCCACCGAAGCCCTCAAGGCGCACGCGCGCGACAAGGTGGAGCGGATCCAGCGTTACATCGACAGACCCAGCGAAGCGCACGTCGTCCTCGACCTGGAGAACCTCGAGCACAAGGCGGACATCAACCTGAAGGCGGGTCCCTTCCAGCTGCGCGGCCGCGCCAAGAGCGGCGACATGTACGCGTCCATCGACGCGGCGGCGGAGAAGATCGAGCGGCAGCTCAAGAAGCACAAGGAGAAGCTCAAGAGCCACAAGCTCCCCGAGCGCCAGAACGGGCAGAAGATCGTCGACGTCCGCCACGAGGTGCTCGACCTCGGCCGCGCCCCCTCCGACCGCGTGGTGAAGTCGGACGCGTTCCAGGCGAGGGTCATGACGCTCGACGAGGCGGTCATGCAGCTCGACCTCCTCGACGTCCACTTCTACGTGTTCCAGAGCGCGAAGGACGGCAGCTTCAACGTCGTCTACCACCGCGAGGACGGGAAGCTCGGGCTGCTCGAGGCGCGGAGCGCCTGA